A stretch of DNA from Hoeflea ulvae:
CGCCGCGTGGTCGCGGCATTGTTGAAACCTTAGAATCGTATCTGCCATAGCTCGAGGGGAGCACCGCGCCATGAAACTGCACCGCATCATCGCCATCGGCGCGCTTGCCGGCCTTTTGGCCGCCTGCCAGTCACCCTCCTACAGCCCGCGTCCTATCGCGGTCCAGCCTCAGGGCATCGAAGGCCAGTGGGTTGATCCCAACGGCATCATTTCGAGCTTTTCGGCCGGCCGGTTCGAGACCCGCACCACCGACACCAATTCGCTGCTGGCGGAAGGATCCTACCGTCACATCTCCGACCAGATGGTCGAGATTGAGCTGACCTCGTTGCTGCGCCAGACCACATCGCGGGTCAATTGCGCGCTTGCCGGATCGTCCCAGCTCAACTGCACATCTTCGACCGGCGCGCAGTTCACCTTGGTACGCCGCGTCTAGGCCACTGCAGGGCCGGACTGAACCATAGGGCGTTCCAAGCAAGCACAGGCCGCACCGATGACCAGCCATTTCGACGATCGCGAAACCCGCACGCCTGACAGGCGCGAACGGGAAACCTTCGAAAGCCTGCGGACATTGCTCGAGCGCAGCCACAAGCGGCTGCCTGCGCTTGATGCCTGGCTCGGACATCCCGACCCGACAGCCCTTGTGGACCGGGCCGCGCTGGCGAAACTTCCGGTCCTGCGCAAGCCCGACCTGATGCAGATGCAGGAGGCCAGCCCGCCTTTTGGCGGTCTTGCCGATCCCGACGCCCTGAAGGGCAACCGCGTGTTCATGTCGCCCGGACCTGTCTGGGAGCCGCAGGGGCTGGGCATCGACCCCTGGGCCTCGGCCCGCGCCCTGTTTGCCGCGGGCTTCCGCTCCGGCGACGTCGTGCACAATGCGCTCGCATACCACATGACCCCGGGCGGGTTTATCCTCGACGAAGGCGCCCGGGCGCTGGGATGCCTGGTCTTTCCCGCCGGCGCAGGCAACACCGAAGCCCAGATCGACGCCATGGTCCGGCTCAAGCCATCGGGCTTCACCGGCACGCCGGACTATCTCAAGATCATCCTCGAAAAGGCCGACGAACTGGGCCACGACGTCTCCTCAATCAAGCGCGCACTGGTCTCTGGCGGCGCGCTGTTTCCGTCCCTGCGGCAATATTACGCTGACCGGCAGGTCTCGGTGCTACAGTGCTATGCGACAGCGGATCTCGGTGTCATCGCCTATGAGAGCGCCGACGCCGAGGGCGGCTTCCATCCCGGCATGATCGTCAATGAAGCAATCATCGTCGAAATCGTCCGTCCCGGCACCAATGATCCGGTGCCCGAGGGCGAAGTCGGCGAACTGGTCGTCACCACCCTCAATCCCGGCTATCCGCTGATCCGTTTCGGCACCGGCGATCTGTCTGCAATCCTGCCGGGCCAGTCGCCCTGTGGCCGCACAGGGCCGCGAATTCAGGGCTGGATGGGCCGCGCCGACCAGCGCACCAAGATCAAGGGCATGTTCGTCGACCCCAAACAGGTGGCCGAGCTTCTCAGGGCGCATCCGGACATCGCCCGCGCCCGGCTGGTCGTCAGCCGCGCCAGCGACGCCGACATGATGACGCTGATGGTCGAACCGGCACCGGGCGCAACACCGGACACAGCCGCAATCGAAGCAACATTGACGGCGCTGACCAAGCTGCGCGGCAAGGTCGAGATTGCAGCCTCGGCAAGCCTTCCCAATGACGGCAAGGTGATCGCCGACGAGCGTGATTATTCCGCTTGAAAACCGCTGGAAACAGAGCCGCCCCGCCGCTTGGCTCTTGATGTTGTCCGCCGATAATGAAACCATCACCCAAAGCCTCTGGCAAGCTCCGCACATGGGGATTGCCAACAGGGTCAGAGCACCAAAACAGGGAGCCATTCCATGAACACACTCATCAAACGGGCGCTTTTGTCCGCGTCCATACTGGGCCTGAGCTCAGGCGCGGCCTTTGCCGATTACACGCTGAACATCCTGCATATCAATGACTGGCACAGCCGCATTGAATCCAACAACAAATATGAATCCACCTGTTCGGCAGAAGATGAGACCGAAGGCAAGTGCTTTGGCGGCGCCGCACGTCTGGTGACAGCCATCGCCGACCGTCGTTCCGCGCTCGACGGCAGCAATGTGCTGCTGCTCAATGGTGGCGACAACTTCCAAGGCTCGCTGTTTTACACCACCTACAAGGGCACCGTCGAAGCCGAGTTTCTCAATCTGATGAAGTTCGACGCCATGACCGTGGGCAACCACGAGTTTGATGACGGCGAGGAAGCTCTGGTTCCGTTTCTCGACGTGATCGAATTTCCGGTGCTTTCGGCCAATGTCGCAGCCAGCGCCTCCTCCAAGGTCGGCGACCGGATCAAGCCGTCCATCGTCCTTGAGGTCGGTGGCGAGAAGATCGGCATCATCGGTGCGGTCACCAACGACACTCCCGACATTGCCTCTCCCGGCCCCAATATCCTGATTGCCGACGACATCCAGACAATCACCGCCGAGGTCGAGAAGCTGCAGGCGCAAGGCATCAACAAGATCATCGCGCTGACCCATGTCGGCTATCCGCGCGACAAGGAATTGATTGCGAAGATCCCGGGCGTCGATGTCGTTGTCGGCGGTCACTCGCACTCGCTGCTGTCCAACACCGACGACAAGGCCGAAGGGCCTTATCCGACGATGATCGACAACCCGGACGGTTACAAGGTTCCGGTCACCCAGGCCGCGTCCTACTCGAAATATCTCGGCGAATTCACCGTGACCTTCGATGACAACGGCATCGTCAAGGAAGCCAAGGGCGATCCGCTGCTGCTCGACAGCTCGATCACCCCCGATGAAGGCGTGCTGGCACGCATCAAGGAACTCGGCGCACCGATCGAGGAACTGAAGACACGTCTGGTCTCCTCCACTACCGCACCGATCGACGGCGGCCGCGACACCTGCCGCGCCGGCGAATGCGAAATGGGCAACCTGGTGGCGGACGCGATGATCGACCGGGTCGGCGATCAGGGCGTGACCATCGCCATCCAGAACGGCGGCGGTCTGCGCGCCTCCATCGATGCCGGTGAAATCTCCATGGGCGAAGTGCTCTCGGTGCTGCCGTTCCAGAACACGCTGGCCACATTCGAGATGAAGGGTGCCGACATTGTCTCTGCCCTCGAAAACGGCGTCAGCCAGATCGAGGATGGCGGCGGTCGTTTCGCACAGGTCGCGGGTCTTCGCTACACCTTCGACAAGAACGCCGAGGCCGGCTCGCGGATCGTCTCCGTCGAAGTCAAGTCGGGTGACGGCTTCGAACCCATCGATCCCGATGCCGTCTATGGCGTGGCCACCAACAACTACATGCGTGGCGGCGGCGATGGCTATTCCATCTTCGCGTCCGCCGGTATGAACGCCTATGACTTCGGCCCCGGCCTTGAACAGGTGGTTGCCGACTATCTGGCCAAGAACAACCCCTACACACCCTACACCGATGGCCGGGTGGTGGCCGCAGCAACCGAAATGGCGCCAGCCGCCGAACCTGAGGCGGAAGCGGCTCCGGCTGCCGAGGCAGCGGCACCTGCGGCAGAAACAGCTCCTGCTGCAGAGGCTGCACCTGCAGCAGAAACCGCCGCGGAACCGGCGATTGAAATGACCCCCGGCACGGCGCCGGTTCAGGTTCCCGAGCCGCTCGCAGGCTTCAAGGATCTCAGCAATTCCGCTCCGGTGATTGCCGAGGAGGCCAAGCCCGCCGAAGATGCGGCCATGACCAAGGAGGCGCCTGCAGCCACCGACGCCGCCATGCCGGCCGAGCAACATGTCGTTGCTGCCGGCGACACATTGTGGGATCTCGCCAAGACCTATTATGGCGATGGCGCAATGTGGACGAAGATTGCCGAAGCCAATGCATCCGCAACGGCCACGGACCTGACGATCGGATCCACCCTGACTATCCCCGCCAAGTAGGGTATTCCATCACGCGATTTGCAAGGGCCCGGTTCTTCCGGGCCCTTTTGCGTTGGAGCAAGCGCATGCACGGGAATTAGCCGCACCCCGGATGATTGATTTGTCCGATCGTGCCACTATGTTCCGACACAACGCATCAACGATCCTGCAAACCGAATGAAATGGACACCATCTTGAACACTCGCGTGATCCTGTCTGACGAGGCCAGCCGCAGCGTGGGCGAACTGCCGCCCGAACATCCGCCGGTCAAAATCCAGAAGATCGGCGTTCTGCTGGTCAATCTCGGCACGCCCGACGGCACCGATTACAAGTCGATGCGGCGCTATCTCAAGGAGTTCCTCACCGACAGGCGGGTGATCGAATGGTCACGTGTGTTCTGGTACCCGATCCTGTTCGGCATCGTTCTCAACACCCGGCCCGGGCGTGTCGGCAAGGCCTATGAGACGATCTGGAACAAGGATCTCGATGAAAGCTATCTGCGGACCTATACCCGCAACCAGGCTGACAGGCTCGGCGCCTCGCTGGCGGCCCATCCCTCGGTCAAGGTCGACTGGGCAATGCGCTATGGCCAGCCTTCAATTCCCGACAAGCTGCAGGCGCTCAAGGATGCCGGCTGTGACCGCATCGTGCTGTTTCCGCTCTATCCGCAATATGCTGCCGCCACCACCGCTACGGTCAATGACAAGGCCTTCCAGGCGATGATGGACATGCGCTGGCAGCCGGCGCTGCGAACCGTTCCGCCCTATCATGACGATCCGGCCTATATCGAGGCGATCGCCAATTCGATCGAGACCCATATCGCCGGTCTCGACTGGAAACCGGAAGTGGTTCTGGCCTCCTTTCACGGCATTCCGCAATCCTATTTCCTCAAGGGCGACCCCTATCACTGCCAGTGCCTGAAGACCGCGCGGCTGGTCCGCGAGCGGCTGGGCTGGTCGAAGGAAAAGCTGGTCCCGACCTTCCAGTCGCGCTTCGGGCCGGAAGAATGGCTGCAGCCCTACACCGACAAGACCGTCGAGAAGATGGCCCAGGACGGCGTCAAGCGCATGGCGGTGATCAATCCCGGCTTCGTCTCCGACTGCCTCGAAACGCTCGAGGAAATCGCCGTCGAGGCAGCCGAGACTTTCCATCACAACGGCGGCGAGCACTTCACCCATATCCCCTGCCTCAATGATTCCGATGGCGGTATGAAAGTGCTTGAAACCATTGTCAGGCGCGAATTGCAGGGCTGGGTCTGAACCGCGTTCTCGCCCTCCGGCCCAAAGTCTGACAGTTTTGCCAAGATAATCGCCCTGCGGGATCGTTAGGTCTTGCCGGACCGGCCGGCTGTGTGAAAGGGTCCGCGGAATCCGAGTTAAGAGGCTGAGGAGGCCTGGGGCATGTTGGGACTGGATATCACGGTCATCGTCGTCGTCGTCATCGCAATTCTGGTGCTGTTTTCCGGGATCAAGACTGTGCCGCAGGGCTTTGCCTTCACAGTCGAGCGCTTTGGCCGCTACACCAAGACGCTGACGCCGGGACTGAACATCATCGTTCCCTTCGTCGACCGGATCGGCCGCAAGATCAACATCATGGAACAGGTGCTCGACATTCCCACCCAGGAAGTCATCACCGGGGACAATGCGTCGGTTTCCGCCGATGCGGTGTCGTTCTACCAGGTCCTCAATGCTGCCGAGGCCGCCTACGAGGTCTCGAATCTCGAACAGGCGCTGCTCAATCTGACCATGACCAATATCCGCTCGGTGATGGGGTCGATGGATCTGGACGAACTTCTGTCCAACCGCGACGCGATCAATGACCGGCTGCTGCGTGTCGTCGATCAGGCCGCAGCTCCCTGGGGCATAAAGATCACCCGCATCGAGATCAAGGACATCGCCCCGCCGGTGGATCTGGTCGAAGCGATGGGCCGGCAGATGAAGGCCGAACGCGAAAAGCGCGCGGATGTGCTGGAAGCCGAAGGCTCGCGCAATGCCCAGATCCTGCGGGCCGAAGGCGCCAAGCAATCCGCCATCCTCGAGGCCGAAGGCCGTCGCGACGCCGCATTCCGCGACGCCGAGGCCCGCGAACGGCTGGCCGAGGCCGAGGCCAAGGCGACGCAGATGATGTCGGTCGCGATCGCCGAAGGTGATCCCGCAGCGATCAACTACTTCGTTGCGCAGAAATACACCGAAGCGCTGGGTCAGATCGCCTCGGCAAAGAACCAGAAGGTCATCTTCATGCCGCTCGAAGCCTCCGCCCTGATCGGCAGCCTGGGCGGCATCGGTGCAATCGCCCGCGACGTGTTCGGCAGGGATGGCGACCCGTCACCGGCCAGTCCATCGTCCGCGCCGCGCCAGTCGCGCAGCACCACCACCCCCGGCATTTCCGCCGGACTGACCCCGGAGCGGGACGCATGATTGCCGGACTGGCAGCCGAGCTCGGCCCGTGGATCTGGTGGATCATCGGGCTGGTGTTTCTCGGGCTCGAGATCCTGATCCCGGGCGTCTTTCTGCTCTGGATCGGACTGGCGGCGATCATCGTCGGCGCCCTGTCCTTCCCGCTATGGGGCACGCAAGTCTGGGGCTGGCAATTGCAGGTGCTGATTTTCGCTGTGCTGGCGGTGGTGATGGCGCTTGTCGGCCGCAAGCTCACCGGATCGAATGCGGAAAGCGACCAGCCAATGCTCAACCGCCGCACCGAAGGACTGGTCGGACGCACGGCAACCCTGCAAGATGCCATCAATGACGGCAAGGGCCGCATCAGGCTTGATGACACGACCTGGATCGTCGAGGGCCCGGAACTGCCCGCCGGCGCACGGGTGCGCATTGTCGCCGCGCAAGCCGGCAGCCTCACTGTCGAGCCTGCCTGACGCCTGCAAGCTGCCAGCGGTCAGGCCACGCCGATCCTGAGCAGATCATGGAAATGGACGATGCCGATCGGCAACAGGTTCTGATCGGTCACGATCAGCGCGCCGATGGCATTCTGGTTGAGGATGGCCATGGCGGTGCTGGCAAGCGCTGTCGGCGCGATCGTCTTCGGCGCGCTGGTCATGATCGTGTCGATCGGCCTGTCGACCAGGTTTTGCCCCAGATTGCGCGCCACATCGCCATCGGTGACAATGCCGATCAGCCGGCCATCGGGACCTGTCACACCCACACATCCGAACTTGCACTGGGAAAGCGTCATGATGGCTGCCTGCGCCGGCGTGCCCGAGGGCACCAGCGGCACCGAATCGCCGGTGTGCATGACATCGGCGACATGCGCCAGATTGGCGCCCAGCTGGCCGCCGGGATGGAAGGTGTGAAAATCGCCGGCTGTAAAGCCCTTGGCTTCCAGCAGCGCAACCGCCAACGCGTCGCCCAGGGCCAGTTGCATCAGGGTTGATGTGGTCGGCGCCAGGCCATGCGGACAGGCCTCCTGCTCGCGCGGCAGCAGCATGACGATATCGGCTTCCCGCGCCAGGGTGGATTGCTCGCCGGCCGTGAACGCCACCAGCGGGATCTGGAACCGGCGGGAATAGGCAAGGATGCCCTTGAGCTCGGCGCTTTCGCCGGACCAGGACAGCACCAGGATCGCATCGTCGCGCGCGATCATTCCCAGGTCGCCGTGATTTGCTTCCGCCGGGTGGACGAAATGCGACGGTGTCCCGGTCGAGGCCAGCGTTGCGGCGATCTTCGCGCCGATATGTCCGCTCTTGCCGACACCGGTGACAATCACCCGGCCGGTGATCACGCCCAAGGCCTCGACAGCCCGCACGAACGGCTCCGCCAGACCATTTTCCAGGGCTGCGGCGAGCGCATCCAGACCATTCTTCTCGGTCCGGATCGTGCGCCCCGCCGAAAGCACGATATCTTGGGTCGGGTAGTTTTCCAGGATCTTCTTCATCAGGCGGGAATATCGCGTTGCCGTGGCCGTGTCCATCAAGCAGGCGATCAATCTGCCAAAAGCCGGACCGGAAACCTTGCGTTAACCACAAGTGTTTACGGTTTCACAAGATTTGGATGAGTCCGGACCCGACCACGCATGCGCAATCCCAGCGACAAGATACAGACGAAAGCGACAGCGCTCCGCGCGGGCTATCGCCTGGGCGTGTCCGCGGCCTGCCTGCTGTCGGCGCTTGCTGCCGCTCAGGCGCAATCCGTCAATGGTTCGTCCACCCTCCCCGAGACCTACGACTTGCGCGGCACCACCACCCAGGCCTCCACGCCGCAATCAAGGGCCGCAGCCACCCTGTATGGCGCTCTGCCGACAAGCCGCGATGACCAGGCTTCGCTGCCCGGCATTGAGGAGGCAATCGGCACCACTCAAGCCGACGCACCGACGCAGCAGACGGATACGGCGCAGCCGCAAGACCAGACCGGCAGCATTGCCCCGCCCACCCAGCTGAGCCAGGCCGACCAGGACTTTGCCGACAGTCTCGGAGCCCAGAATGCCCGGATCGGCACCGTCGACGGGCTGCCTGAAGCAGAGCAGCCCGATCCCTCTGCGGTTCCGGGCTTCATGCTCGGAACCTTGACGCTGCGACCGACAATTGATCAGAAGATCGTGCGCGAGACCGTCAGCTTCGGGGCGGACAAGACCAGCCGGACCTACAGCGAGACGACCGTATCCGGCACCCTGCAGTCGGACTGGTCGCGCCATCAGCTTGCCATCGACGGTTCGGCGAGCTGGGAGGAAAACATTTCCGGCACCGGCACAGAATCGCCGGAGGCCGATCTCGATGCGCGTCTGAACCTTGATCTGGCAAATGACCTCACTGCGATCATCGGCGCGGGTTACAGCTATTCCCAGGAAAGCAGCACCGATGCCAATGCCATCGCCGGTGCGGCAACACAGTCAGGCATCCACGATCTGCGCGCCAGCGTCGGCCTGCAGCGGGATCTCGGCCTGTTGCGCGGCACCACCACTCTGGAAATGACCCGCACGCTCTATGGCGATGTCACCCTGCCCGATGGCGGCACGGTCGCCGTCAATGATCGCGACACCGTCGGCGCCGAACTCACCACCCGCATCGGCTATGCGCTGTCACCGGCGCTGATTCCCTTTCTGGAAGCCTCGGTCGGGCGCGAGAAATACGACCAGCGTATCGACAGCACCGGCGCCGAGCGCTCCTCGAACACCTATGGCGTGCGTGCCGGCGCCGAGATCGACATGGGCGAGAAGCTCTCCGGGGAACTGGCGGCAGGCTATCTTCTGCGGGAGCTCGATGACGCCAGCCTGAATGATATTTCCGGTCTCACCCTGGACGGCACCCTCACCTGGTCGCCGCTTCGCGGAACCAGTGTCCTGCTGGGCGTGGCCACGACGGTGGAAGCAGCCACGGCAGCCGGCGAATCGGGCGCGATCGTCTACCAGCTCAATTCCGGCCTGACCCAGCAGATCCACAGTGCCGTTGTGGCCCGCCTGGGCGGCACGGCGGAGTTTACCAATTACACCGCTGGCGGCGGCCGCGGCGACGAGCGCATCTATGGCGCCTCGGCCGGCCTGACCTGGAGCATCAACCGCTATCTCGACCTGGAGGCCGAGGCCAGCTACGAACTGACCCGCAACCCGGGCATTCCCGACGAGAAGACCACCCGCATCGGGCTCGGCCTGAAATTGCGGAGATGACCGGCCGGACCAGCGGCCCGGCACGGTGATCCTGTCAGCAAAGAACGCTAGGCGCGGTTGATCAGGCTCTTCAGCGCGGCTTCGACGCGCGGCCGGATATCTTCCCGTTCAAGCGCAAAGGCGACATTGGCCAGGATGAAACCTTCCTTGGAGCCGCAGTCATAGGTTTCTCCGCCAAAGGGATAGGCCGAGAAGGATTGCTCATCGGCAAGCTTGAGCATGGCGTCCGTCACCTGGATCTCGTTGCCGGCGCCACGTTCCTGCCTGGACAGGATGTCGAAAATTTCCGGCTGCAGGATGTAGCGGCCATTGATGAAGAAATTCGACGGCGCTGTGCCGGCGGCGGGCTTTTCGACCATTTCGGTGATGCGGAAGCCGCCGTCGAGCTCCTCGCCCTTGCCGACGATGCCGTATTTGTGGGCGAGATCGGGATCACACTCGCCCACGGCGACGATATTGCCGCCAACCTTGTTGTAGAGCTCCACCATGCCCGTCATGCAGCCGACCCGGTCGCGCATCACCATGTCCGGCAGCAGCAGGGCAAAGGGTTCGTCACCGACGATGTCGCGGGCACACCACACGGCATGGCCCAGGCCAAGCGGCGCCTGCTGGCGGGTGAAGCTGGTGGCGCCCGCCTTTGGCAGCATGTCTTCGAGCGATCGCAATTCGACGGTCTTGCCGCGTTCGCGCAGCATTGCTTCCAGTTCGAACTGGATATCGAAATGGTCTTCGATCACCGCCTTGTTGCGTCCGGTGACAAAGACAAAATGTTCGATGCCGGCTTCCATCGCCTCTTCAACGACGTATTGGACCACCGGCTTGTCGACAACGGTCAGCATTTCCTTGGGCACGGCTTTGGTCGCCGGCAGAAAGCGGGTTCCCAGTCCGGCAACCGGGAGAACTGCTTTTCTGATCTTGCGGAATTCGCTCATATTTTTCCCTCATTCTTCATCGATAAACCTGTCGGTTGCATCCTGGCCGCGCAATCTTGCACGACTGCACAAGCATTGGGAACCGGCAAAGGCTGCATCGCGTGTCTTTATATGGTAAACGATTTGTTGACGGCTACGGGTTATGATTGCCTATCAGTCACCCCTTGAAGCCCCAACGACAGGATGCTTGGAACATGATCCGATCGCCCAGGAATTTTGCTCGCGCCGCCGGCCTTTGCCTCTTTGCCGGAATTCTGGCTCCCTTGCCCGCCCATGCTGACGCCGGCTTCCGGCAATGGGTCTCAAGCTTCTACAGCACAGCGGCAAAATCCGGAATCTCGCGCTCGACCTATGAGAAGGCCTTCAACGGCGTCACCACGCCGGATCCCGAGGTCCTGGAAAAGGCGCGCTACCAGCCTGAATTCACCACCAAGGTCTGGGATTATCTCGATTCCCGGGTCAATCCCTACACCATTGCCAAGGGCCGTGAAATGGCGGCACGCCATGCCAAGACCCTGGCGGCCATCGAACGGCATTTCGGCGTGGACGCCTCCGTTCTTCTGGCGATCTGGTCGATGGAATCCAATTATGGCGAGATCCTCACCAAGACGGACCGGCTGCACTATGTGCCGCAAGCCTTGGCCACACTGGCCTATGCCGACAAGAAGCGCGCCAAGTTCGCCCGCAACCAGCTGGTGGCAGCGCTGAAGATCCTTCAGGCCGGCGACATCTCGACCCGGGAAATGACCGGGTCCTGGGCCGGAGCGATGGGCCACACCCAGTTCATTCCCACAAGCTATCTCGCCTTCGCCGTCGATGCTGACGGCAACGGCCATCGCGACATCTGGAACTCCATCCCCGACGCCTTGTCGACCGCGGCGAACCTTCTCAAGAAGAACGGCTGGAGACCCGGCGAGACCTGGGGTTACGAGGCCGTCACCCCACGCGGCGGCGCCAAATATTCGGGCCAGACCAAGACCCTGTCGCAATGGACGGCACTCGGCTTCACCCGGCCCGACGGCAGGAATTTCCCCAACGGGGACAGGCGCGCCGAGCTGAAAATGCCCGGCGGCGCCAATGGTCCGGCCTTCCTCATGAGCAAGAACTTCTTCGTCCTCAAGCGCTACAACAACTCCGATTCCTACGCGCTCGGCGTCGGCGTGCTGGCCGATGAGATCGCCGGCTATGGCGGCGTCGACCAGCGCTGGCCGCGGCCCGCGGGCACCCTCGACGTCAAGGAAAAGTTCGAGCTGCAGTCGCGACTCAAGAAACTTGGCTATTATGACGGCGAGATCGACGGCAATTTCGGCTCCGGGTCACGCGCCGCGATCGCCAGCTTCCAGTCGCGTGCCGGCTTGACCGGCGAAGCGATTCCGTCGCAGAAGATACTGGAGGCGATCCGCCGCCACTGATCACCGGTGAGCGCTGGGTCGCGACTGTTCCGAGGTCGAACCGGAGATAGATCCCGCGTGTTTGCTCGTTTGCCAATCCTGCGCCTTGTGGCCGTCCTGCTGATCGCTGTCCTGGCGGGCGGGACGGTGCTGCAGGGTGCGCAGACGGCTGCGGCGCAGGAGCGCGTCGAGCGCAAATCCATCCTGCAATTGCTGTTTGGTGGCAACAAGAGCCAGAAACCCGCGGCCTCCACCGCCACGGCGCCGCGCACCAGCCGGGTGAAGAAACCCGCACGCACCACCAGGGCAGCCGCCCCGCCGGAGCCGAAGGTGGAAAAGCTCGAAGACGCACGGAAGATCCTCGTGCTCGGCGACTTTCTGGCCAATGGCGCTGCAGACGGCCTGACCGAGGCCTTTGCCGAGGCGCCGGGCGTTGTGGTTGTCGACCGGACCAATGGATCATCCGGTCTGGTCCGTGACGATTATTACAACTGGCCCGAAAACGCGCCCGGTATCGTCGAAGAGGTCCAGCCGGCGATCATCGTCGTCCAGGTCGGATCCAATGACAGGCAGCAGCTCGTCGTCAATGGCGAGCGTGAGGCCGTCCGCTCGGTCAACTGGATGGCCGAATATGAGCGCCGCACCCAGCAGCTGATCAGGATCCTGCGGGCCGGCAACACGCCGCTTGTATGGATCGGCCTGCCGGCCTTCAAATCCCCCAGCATGACCACGGACATGGTGGCGCTCAACGGCGTCTACCGCAAGCTCGTCGCCCAGGCCGGCGGCGAATTCATCGACATCTGGGACGGCTTTGTCGACGAGGAAGGCAAGTTCATCTTCACCGGCTCCGATATCAATGGCCAGCAGGTCCGGCTTCGCGGCTCGGACGGCATCAACCTGACCAAGGCCGGCCGGCGCAAGATCGCGTTCTATGCGGAAAAGTCCGTGCGAAGGCTGCTTGGCGACGCTGCGGCATCCGGCGTGACCACGATGGATGATTCGGTATTTCCGGAACTGTTCATGCCGACGGCTCCCGGAGAGACTGCCGTCGCGGTGATGCGGACCATGCCCGTCGCCATGACCGATCCGGATCTGGACGGCGGTTCTGCCCTCCTGGGCGACATGCCGGCTTCAGCGAGCCTTGTCCGGTCGCCGCGCGACATGCTGGTGATTGACGGCATTCTGCCAGACCCGCCCGAGGGGCGCGCCGACAATTTTGCCTGGCCCAGGGCCAATCGCTGAATTCACACTGTGAGATTGCTTCTACTGCAGCTGTCCCCCCAGCGGGAGACAGCCGAGATGTTCCGTGCTCGTCGATCAGCGCGGCAGGTCGGTCGCGCCCATCAGGCTGAGATCGATTTCCCGCGCAGCCTGACGGCCTTCACGGATCGCCCACACCACAAGGCTCTGGCCACGCCGGACGTCGCCGGCCGCCCACAGCTTGTCGACCGATGTGCGGTAATCATCCTCATTGGCGACAATATTGGTCGAGCCGCGCCGGTCCACGCTCAGCGACAGCTTGTCGCCAAGCTCGCTGATGACACCGGTCTGCATCGCGCCCCGAAAGCCGATGGCGACGAACACCAGATCCGCCTTGATAACGAATTCGGATCCGGCAATCGGCTTGCGCTTTTCATCGACCTGGCAGCATTTCACGCCGCT
This window harbors:
- the omp10 gene encoding outer membrane lipoprotein Omp10, which gives rise to MKLHRIIAIGALAGLLAACQSPSYSPRPIAVQPQGIEGQWVDPNGIISSFSAGRFETRTTDTNSLLAEGSYRHISDQMVEIELTSLLRQTTSRVNCALAGSSQLNCTSSTGAQFTLVRRV
- a CDS encoding phenylacetate--CoA ligase family protein, whose product is MTSHFDDRETRTPDRRERETFESLRTLLERSHKRLPALDAWLGHPDPTALVDRAALAKLPVLRKPDLMQMQEASPPFGGLADPDALKGNRVFMSPGPVWEPQGLGIDPWASARALFAAGFRSGDVVHNALAYHMTPGGFILDEGARALGCLVFPAGAGNTEAQIDAMVRLKPSGFTGTPDYLKIILEKADELGHDVSSIKRALVSGGALFPSLRQYYADRQVSVLQCYATADLGVIAYESADAEGGFHPGMIVNEAIIVEIVRPGTNDPVPEGEVGELVVTTLNPGYPLIRFGTGDLSAILPGQSPCGRTGPRIQGWMGRADQRTKIKGMFVDPKQVAELLRAHPDIARARLVVSRASDADMMTLMVEPAPGATPDTAAIEATLTALTKLRGKVEIAASASLPNDGKVIADERDYSA
- a CDS encoding 5'-nucleotidase C-terminal domain-containing protein, translated to MNTLIKRALLSASILGLSSGAAFADYTLNILHINDWHSRIESNNKYESTCSAEDETEGKCFGGAARLVTAIADRRSALDGSNVLLLNGGDNFQGSLFYTTYKGTVEAEFLNLMKFDAMTVGNHEFDDGEEALVPFLDVIEFPVLSANVAASASSKVGDRIKPSIVLEVGGEKIGIIGAVTNDTPDIASPGPNILIADDIQTITAEVEKLQAQGINKIIALTHVGYPRDKELIAKIPGVDVVVGGHSHSLLSNTDDKAEGPYPTMIDNPDGYKVPVTQAASYSKYLGEFTVTFDDNGIVKEAKGDPLLLDSSITPDEGVLARIKELGAPIEELKTRLVSSTTAPIDGGRDTCRAGECEMGNLVADAMIDRVGDQGVTIAIQNGGGLRASIDAGEISMGEVLSVLPFQNTLATFEMKGADIVSALENGVSQIEDGGGRFAQVAGLRYTFDKNAEAGSRIVSVEVKSGDGFEPIDPDAVYGVATNNYMRGGGDGYSIFASAGMNAYDFGPGLEQVVADYLAKNNPYTPYTDGRVVAAATEMAPAAEPEAEAAPAAEAAAPAAETAPAAEAAPAAETAAEPAIEMTPGTAPVQVPEPLAGFKDLSNSAPVIAEEAKPAEDAAMTKEAPAATDAAMPAEQHVVAAGDTLWDLAKTYYGDGAMWTKIAEANASATATDLTIGSTLTIPAK
- the hemH gene encoding ferrochelatase, yielding MDTILNTRVILSDEASRSVGELPPEHPPVKIQKIGVLLVNLGTPDGTDYKSMRRYLKEFLTDRRVIEWSRVFWYPILFGIVLNTRPGRVGKAYETIWNKDLDESYLRTYTRNQADRLGASLAAHPSVKVDWAMRYGQPSIPDKLQALKDAGCDRIVLFPLYPQYAAATTATVNDKAFQAMMDMRWQPALRTVPPYHDDPAYIEAIANSIETHIAGLDWKPEVVLASFHGIPQSYFLKGDPYHCQCLKTARLVRERLGWSKEKLVPTFQSRFGPEEWLQPYTDKTVEKMAQDGVKRMAVINPGFVSDCLETLEEIAVEAAETFHHNGGEHFTHIPCLNDSDGGMKVLETIVRRELQGWV
- a CDS encoding SPFH domain-containing protein, which encodes MLGLDITVIVVVVIAILVLFSGIKTVPQGFAFTVERFGRYTKTLTPGLNIIVPFVDRIGRKINIMEQVLDIPTQEVITGDNASVSADAVSFYQVLNAAEAAYEVSNLEQALLNLTMTNIRSVMGSMDLDELLSNRDAINDRLLRVVDQAAAPWGIKITRIEIKDIAPPVDLVEAMGRQMKAEREKRADVLEAEGSRNAQILRAEGAKQSAILEAEGRRDAAFRDAEARERLAEAEAKATQMMSVAIAEGDPAAINYFVAQKYTEALGQIASAKNQKVIFMPLEASALIGSLGGIGAIARDVFGRDGDPSPASPSSAPRQSRSTTTPGISAGLTPERDA
- a CDS encoding NfeD family protein, which translates into the protein MIAGLAAELGPWIWWIIGLVFLGLEILIPGVFLLWIGLAAIIVGALSFPLWGTQVWGWQLQVLIFAVLAVVMALVGRKLTGSNAESDQPMLNRRTEGLVGRTATLQDAINDGKGRIRLDDTTWIVEGPELPAGARVRIVAAQAGSLTVEPA